Proteins encoded together in one Telopea speciosissima isolate NSW1024214 ecotype Mountain lineage chromosome 6, Tspe_v1, whole genome shotgun sequence window:
- the LOC122664455 gene encoding PGR5-like protein 1B, chloroplastic isoform X1 — MLTELGFSLSSSRLLSAHIRRPFVSLSSSRLHSSQPASPHNVSLQFFGRQWLSPRRRLFILSPKATDQQGQVKEDEAVDSKILPYCNIDKKGKKTLGELEQEFLQALQAFYYEGKAIMSNEEFDNLKEELMWEGSSVVMLSSDEQKFLEASMAYVAGKPILTDEEYDQLKIRLKTEGSEIVVEGPRCSLRSRKVYSDLTVDYFKMFLLNVPAAVIALTLFFFLDDLTGFEITYLLELPEPFSFIFTWFAALPLILWIAQSITNAIVKDFSILKGPCPNCGTENVSFFGTILSVSSGGSTNNIKCSNCGTELIYDSGTRLITLPEPSEA; from the exons ATGCTAACGGAATtgggtttttctctctcttcttctcgtCTCCTCTCTGCTCATATCCGCAGACCCTTTGTCTCTCTTTCGTCTTCAAGACTTCACTCATCTCAACCGGCATCTCCTCATAACGTATCTCTCCAATTCTTTGGCCGCCAATGGCTATCGCCTCGCCGCAGGCTTTTCATACTCTCCCCTAAAGCAACTGATCAGCAAG GCCAGGttaaagaagatgaagctgTTGACAGTAAAATCTTGCCATATTGTAACATAGacaagaaagggaagaagacaTTGGGGGAGCTTGAACAAGAGTTTCTTCAAGCGTTACAA GCATTCTATTATGAAGGAAAGGCTATTATGTCAAATGAAGAATTTGACAATCTGAAGGAAGAACTAATGTGGGAAGGAAGCAGTGTTGTTATGCTAA GTTCTGATGAACAGAAGTTTTTGGAAGCTTCAATGGCTTATGTTGCTGGGAAACCCATATTGACAGATGAGGAGTATGACCAATTGAAGATAAGACTTAAG ACGGAAGGGAGCGAAATTGTAGTTGAAGGCCCACGGTGCAGCCTTCGTAGTAGAAAG GTATACAGTGACTTGACTGTTGACTATTTCAAAATGTTCCTGTTGAATGTTCCAGCCGCTGTAATTGCACTGACGTT GTTTTTCTTCTTGGATGATTTGACTGGATTTGAGATCACATATCTATTGGAG CTTCCAGAGCCATTCAGTTTCATTTTCACATGGTTTGCTGCCTTGCCCCTCATACTTTGGATTGCTCAATCAATCACAAACGCAATTGTGAAAGACTTTTCAATTTTAAAG GGCCCATGTCCTAACTGTGGAACAGAAAATGTCTCCTTCTTTGGGACTATTCTATCAGTGTCTAGTGGTGGTTCCACCAATAACATTAAATGTTCAAA TTGTGGCACTGAGTTGATATATGATTCTGGAACACGCTTGATTACTTTACCGGAGCCAAGTGAAGCTTGA
- the LOC122664455 gene encoding PGR5-like protein 1B, chloroplastic isoform X2 — protein sequence MLTELGFSLSSSRLLSAHIRRPFVSLSSSRLHSSQPASPHNVSLQFFGRQWLSPRRRLFILSPKATDQQGQVKEDEAVDSKILPYCNIDKKGKKTLGELEQEFLQALQAFYYEGKAIMSNEEFDNLKEELMWEGSSVVMLSSDEQKFLEASMAYVAGKPILTDEEYDQLKIRLKTEGSEIVVEGPRCSLRSRKVYSDLTVDYFKMFLLNVPAAVIALTLFFFLDDLTGFEITYLLELPEPFSFIFTWFAALPLILWIAQSITNAIVKDFSILKGPCPNCGTENVSFFGTILSVSSGGSTNNIKCSNCGTELIYDSGTRLITLPEPSEA from the exons ATGCTAACGGAATtgggtttttctctctcttcttctcgtCTCCTCTCTGCTCATATCCGCAGACCCTTTGTCTCTCTTTCGTCTTCAAGACTTCACTCATCTCAACCGGCATCTCCTCATAACGTATCTCTCCAATTCTTTGGCCGCCAATGGCTATCGCCTCGCCGCAGGCTTTTCATACTCTCCCCTAAAGCAACTGATCAGCAAG GCCAGGttaaagaagatgaagctgTTGACAGTAAAATCTTGCCATATTGTAACATAGacaagaaagggaagaagacaTTGGGGGAGCTTGAACAAGAGTTTCTTCAAGC ACTACAGGCATTCTATTATGAAGGAAAGGCTATTATGTCAAATGAAGAATTTGACAATCTGAAGGAAGAACTAATGTGGGAAGGAAGCAGTGTTGTTATGCTAA GTTCTGATGAACAGAAGTTTTTGGAAGCTTCAATGGCTTATGTTGCTGGGAAACCCATATTGACAGATGAGGAGTATGACCAATTGAAGATAAGACTTAAG ACGGAAGGGAGCGAAATTGTAGTTGAAGGCCCACGGTGCAGCCTTCGTAGTAGAAAG GTATACAGTGACTTGACTGTTGACTATTTCAAAATGTTCCTGTTGAATGTTCCAGCCGCTGTAATTGCACTGACGTT GTTTTTCTTCTTGGATGATTTGACTGGATTTGAGATCACATATCTATTGGAG CTTCCAGAGCCATTCAGTTTCATTTTCACATGGTTTGCTGCCTTGCCCCTCATACTTTGGATTGCTCAATCAATCACAAACGCAATTGTGAAAGACTTTTCAATTTTAAAG GGCCCATGTCCTAACTGTGGAACAGAAAATGTCTCCTTCTTTGGGACTATTCTATCAGTGTCTAGTGGTGGTTCCACCAATAACATTAAATGTTCAAA TTGTGGCACTGAGTTGATATATGATTCTGGAACACGCTTGATTACTTTACCGGAGCCAAGTGAAGCTTGA